A genome region from Cucumis sativus cultivar 9930 chromosome 4, Cucumber_9930_V3, whole genome shotgun sequence includes the following:
- the LOC101216078 gene encoding uncharacterized protein LOC101216078 — translation MSAGVCGKRVGFEEIFGSSSSPTACSSAKRSRWSTFGSPTRSDFGSGPDDSASVLLQMFPGVGAEVPSFDDFSARGHSATIGNCSTVPDERTATCSQMSHEKIEEAKDVGSTVAEGNGMHGSKWVDMFVQEMAGAVDVGDARIRAARILEAFEHNVTVNSRESEELKHASLKEHLQNLVNDNQILKRAVAIQHERNLEQEEKTREVHQLKHVLCQYQEQIQSLEVRNYTLNLHLQRAQSVSGHFHQDIF, via the exons ATGTCGGCTGGAGTCTGTGGAAAGCGTGTGGGATTTGAAGAGATCTTtggatcttcttcttctccgaCGGCCTGTTCTTCCGCTAAGAGGTCTCGTTGGTCCACTTTCGGATCCCCGACCCGATCGGACTTCGGGTCTGGACCTGACGATTCTGCTTCGGTCTTGCTTCAAATGTTCCCTGGAGTTGGTGCAGAG GTGCCTTCCTTTGATGATTTTAGTGCTCGTGGCCATTCTGCGACGATTGGAAATTGTTCTACTGTTCCTGATGAGAGAACAGCTACAT GCAGCCAAATGTCACACGAGAAGATCGAAGAAGCTAAAGATGTTGGTTCCACCGTTGCTGAAGGGAATGGAATGCATGGGTCCAAATGGGTTGACATGTTTGTGCAAGAAATGGCGGGTGCGGTGGATGTTGGTGATGCTAGAATTCGAGCTGCAAGGATTTTAGAAGCTTTTGAACATAATGTAACTGTGAATTCAAGAGAATCGGAGGAG TTAAAGCATGCTTCTTTGAAGGAGCATTTGCAAAATTTGGTAAATgacaaccaaattttaaagagaGCGGTAGCCATTCAACACGAGCGGAATCTTGAGCAAGAAGAGAAGACAAGAGAAGTCCATCAGTTAAAGCACGTCTTATGTCAGTATCAAGaacaaattcaaagtttagaG GTAAGAAATTACACATTAAATCTCCATCTGCAGAGGGCACAATCTGTTTCAGGACACTTCCACCAAGACATATTTTaa
- the LOC101207339 gene encoding uncharacterized protein LOC101207339, with product MAVTAATMIVWRMRLGLALRAALACGIVGAVTIFGPAPLRRLLAFSAFSYFTTISMILSDTVSVGDAVRGVWHVMWAVVFVLVSSVPCLWLIGPGRFTSAASAAIAVAVSGFVVALPERTHLLTKRIAFGQLVIVYVGTVIHGGQISFVKHPIRVASSTAAGALAAVAAMMIPFPRLAFFQIRKLSKGYCENGWKRIEAMVEGVGAKTKGEAVALMVEAKSLSTNATKLLQTIKSNMRGVIWERRQTCFDVEEKLEEMEVAMKGMEAALTSPSMVFGSVDEQLSNFLNNLKPKAILKLQQFKITVPPTSTTAPETKPSFSTPLPLNISPITPQILPTSFFLRCMEILLYDSTAGRNLVSDVEIGQRVNGEKATQLGDHGTKKTSWGILSNMLPTNQSLCFALKCSITLGLAVFLGLTYTKPNGYWSGLTVAISFATEKQAVFTVANARAQGTAIGSIYGVLCCFILKKYEYLWLLPLLPWVVFTSFLVHSRMYGQSGGIASALGALLVLGRKDYGVPSEFANARITEACIGLLCFLTVEIIFNPTRTATLAKTEFSTTLVALEDFIKRVILIPQKNLNHETSNFVSLIQHHKILRSHVSQLEKFIVEAGFEPNFWFTPFQGSCYEKLLKSLQKTLDILQIMLHEIKFLSLELNRSGLIVKELHDSLTEDMGIFSKKLGCSLKFMEKLSLIKSLKELQNKNQNQCLDMEMGKKGSNDGCKAFALLEEDVEKIVGSFCQHANEILSKAYSNDEVEGNLKGQMTLCLSSIGFCMECLMRETMVMEKEVLQVLKLENPSIHINLQELSTRVDAYCTK from the exons ATGGCGGTCACGGCGGCCACGATGATTGTGTGGCGAATGCGCCTAGGCTTAGCTCTACGAGCGGCTTTGGCATGTGGCATAGTTGGAGCCGTCACGATTTTCGGCCCAGCACCTCTTAGACGGTTACTGGCGTTCTCAGCTTTCTCCTACTTCACCACCATTTCTATGATACTTTCCGACACTGTTTCCGTCGGTGACGCTGTGAGGGGTGTGTGGCACGTGATGTGGGCAGTGGTGTTCGTGCTCGTCTCATCTGTGCCGTGCTTGTGGCTGATCGGACCGGGACGGTTCACTAGTGCGGCATCCGCGGCGATCGCAGTGGCTGTCAGCGGGTTTGTGGTGGCGCTGCCGGAGCGGACACACTTGCTGACAAAGCGAATCGCGTTTGGACAGCTGGTGATTGTGTACGTGGGGACAGTGATTCACGGCGGTCAGATCAGTTTTGTTAAGCACCCAATACGTGTTGCGTCTAGTACGGCTGCCGGAGCTCTCGCCGCCGTCGCTGCCATGATGATTCCCTTTCCCCGCCTCGCTTTCTTCCAG ATAAGGAAGCTTAGCAAGGGTTATTGTGAGAATGGTTGGAAGAGAATAGAGGCAATGGTGGAAGGAGTGGGTGCAAAGACCAAGGGAGAGGCTGTTGCATTAATGGTTGAAGCCAAGTCTCTTTCAACAAATGCAACGAAGCTTCTCCAAACTATCAAATCCAATATG AGAGGGGTGATTTGGGAGAGACGACAAACATGCTTCGACgttgaagaaaaattggaagaaatgGAAGTTGCAATGAAAGGAATGGAAGCCGCTTTAACTTCCCCTTCCATGGTCTTCGGATCAGTGGACGAACAGCTCTCCAATTTCCTCAACAATCTCAAACCCAAAGCCATCTTAAAGCTACAACAATTCAAGATCACTGTTCCTCCTACTTCCACCACCGCGCCGGAGACAAAACCCAGCTTCTCAACCCCCTTACCTCTCAACATTTCTCCCATCACCCCTCAGATTCTTCCCACTTCCTTCTTCTTGCGCTGTATGGAAATCCTCCTATACGACTCAACCGCCGGCCGGAATCTCGTTTCCGACGTGGAAATTGGTCAGAGAGTCAACGGAGAAAAAGCAACTCAGTTGGGAGACCATGGTACCAAAAAAACTAGTTGGGGCATTTTGTCGAATATGTTGCCTACAAACCAGAGTTTGTGTTTTGCGCTGAAATGCTCGATTACATTGGGGCTTGCTGTGTTTCTGGGCTTGACTTATACAAAACCAAATGGTTATTGGTCAGGATTGACGGTTGCTATCAGTTTTGCAACGGAGAAACAAGCTGTTTTTACTGTTGCAAATGCTCGAGCTCAAGGGACGGCCATTGGGTCAATCTATGGAGTTTTATgctgttttattttaaagaaatatgagTATTTATGGCTCTTACCTCTTCTTCCTTGGGTTGTTTTTACTAGCTTTCTTGTTCATAGTAGAATGTATGGTCAATCTGGTGGGATAGCATCAGCATTAGGCGCATTGTTAGTTCTTGGGAGGAAGGATTATGGAGTTCCATCTGAGTTTGCAAATGCTAGAATCACAGAAGCTTGCATTGGATTACTCTGTTTTCTAACAGTGGAGATTATATTCAACCCAACAAGAACAGCAACTTTAGCGAAAACAGAATTCTCAACAACTTTGGTGGCACTTGAAGATTTCATCAAAAGGGTAATCCTCATTCCTCAAAAGAACTTGAATCATGAAACTTCTAATTTCGTTTCATTGATACAACACCACAAAATCCTGAGATCCCATGTTAGTCAATTAGAAAAATTCATTGTTGAAGCTGGGTTTGAGCCTAATTTCTGGTTCACACCTTTCCAAGGTAGTTGCTATGAGAAACTTTTGAAATCCCTTCAGAAAACATTGGATATCTTACAAATTATGCTGCATGAAATAAAGTTTCTGTCTCTAGAACTGAATAGGTCTGGTCTTATTGTGAAAGAACTTCATGATAGTTTAACTGAAGACATGGGAATTTTCAGCAAAAAACTTGGATGTTCTTTGAAGTTCATGGAGAAGTTGAGCTTAATAAAGTCCTTAAAAGAATTGCagaacaaaaaccaaaaccaatgTTTAGACATGGAGATGGGGAAGAAGGGTTCAAACGATGGATGCAAAGCTTTTGCTCTTCTTGAAGAAGATGTGGAGAAAATTGTGGGTTCTTTCTGCCAACACGCTAATGAAATATTGAGCAAAGCTTACTCAAACGATGAAGTTGAGGGAAATTTGAAAGGCCAAATGACATTATGTTTGAGTTCAATTGGGTTTTGTATGGAATGTTTGATGAGAGAAACAATGGTGATGGAAAAAGAAGTGCTTCAAGTGCTGAAACTAGAGAATCCATCTATTCATATTAATTTGCAAGAACTTTCAACAAGAGTAGACGCTTACTGTACAAAGTAA